In a single window of the Acinetobacter tibetensis genome:
- the serC gene encoding 3-phosphoserine/phosphohydroxythreonine transaminase — MRAYNFCAGPAALPTAVLEKAQQEMLDWHGKGLSIMEMSHRSKDYVAVAEKAEADLRKLMNIPENYKVLFLQGGASLQFSAIPLNLLGKNNKADYIHTGIWSEKALQEAQRYGDIHVVEAGTKIDGKLAITPQSQWNLSADAAYVHYADNETIGGLQFAGIPETDKPLVSDFSSSILSAPLDVSKFGLIYAGAQKNIGPAGLTLVIIREDLLDQAKPEIPSLLKYSAQAKNDSMVNTPSTYAWYLSGLVFEWLLENGGVDAMHQVNLQKAQLLYGYIDSSDFYANPIVEANRSIMNVPFTLANPDLEKLFLKEAEENHLLNLAGHRSVGGMRASIYNAVPLEGVQALVNFMDDFVKRNG, encoded by the coding sequence ATGCGCGCGTACAATTTCTGTGCTGGTCCTGCTGCATTACCTACTGCCGTTTTAGAAAAAGCTCAACAAGAGATGTTGGATTGGCATGGCAAAGGGCTGTCCATTATGGAAATGAGCCACCGTAGCAAAGACTATGTTGCGGTTGCAGAAAAAGCAGAAGCAGACTTACGTAAGCTCATGAACATTCCTGAAAATTACAAAGTTTTGTTTTTACAGGGTGGGGCATCATTACAGTTTTCTGCCATTCCATTAAACCTGTTGGGTAAAAATAATAAAGCTGACTATATCCATACGGGTATTTGGTCTGAAAAAGCACTGCAAGAAGCACAACGTTATGGCGATATTCATGTTGTAGAAGCTGGAACAAAAATTGACGGCAAACTTGCAATCACGCCACAAAGTCAATGGAATTTATCAGCCGATGCTGCTTATGTGCATTATGCAGATAATGAAACGATTGGCGGTTTACAATTTGCTGGTATTCCAGAAACAGATAAACCATTGGTCTCTGATTTTTCATCAAGTATATTATCTGCACCGTTAGATGTGTCTAAATTCGGTTTGATTTATGCCGGTGCACAAAAAAATATTGGTCCAGCAGGTTTAACACTGGTCATTATTCGTGAAGATTTATTGGATCAGGCGAAACCAGAAATTCCAAGTTTGTTGAAATATTCTGCTCAAGCTAAAAATGATTCTATGGTAAATACCCCATCGACTTATGCATGGTATTTGTCTGGTTTAGTGTTTGAATGGTTACTTGAAAATGGTGGTGTAGATGCCATGCATCAAGTGAATCTACAAAAAGCACAATTACTTTATGGCTATATTGATTCTAGCGACTTCTATGCAAACCCAATTGTAGAAGCTAACCGTTCAATCATGAATGTACCCTTTACTTTGGCAAATCCTGACTTAGAAAAGTTATTCCTGAAAGAAGCTGAAGAAAACCACTTGTTGAATTTGGCAGGTCACCGCTCTGTTGGAGGCATGCGTGCAAGTATTTATAATGCTGTTCCTTTAGAAGGGGTACAAGCATTGGTGAACTTTATGGATGACTTCGTAAAACGTAATGGTTAA